In Holophagales bacterium, one DNA window encodes the following:
- the rplF gene encoding 50S ribosomal protein L6 → MSRVGRKPIPVPSGVRVNVQGDSFVAEGPKGRIEQRLLPGFPVAVEDGKVTVSRSGESGPERAKHGLLRSLLANAVQGVSAGFTRGLEINGVGYKAELKGEDIHFALGYSHPVVYRVPAGIKVEVEKNTKLTVSGADRQMVGQVAAEIRRLKPPDPYKAKGIKYVDEVLRRKVGKAGAK, encoded by the coding sequence ATGTCGCGAGTTGGCAGAAAGCCCATTCCGGTTCCTTCGGGAGTCCGGGTGAACGTGCAGGGAGACAGCTTCGTCGCCGAGGGGCCGAAGGGACGCATCGAGCAGCGCCTGTTGCCGGGCTTTCCGGTCGCGGTCGAGGACGGCAAGGTGACGGTCAGCCGGTCGGGTGAGTCCGGTCCGGAGCGCGCCAAGCACGGCCTCCTGCGGTCGCTGCTCGCCAACGCCGTCCAGGGCGTGAGCGCCGGGTTCACCCGCGGACTCGAGATCAACGGCGTCGGCTACAAGGCGGAGCTCAAGGGCGAGGACATTCACTTCGCCCTCGGCTACTCGCACCCGGTCGTCTACCGCGTGCCCGCCGGAATCAAGGTCGAGGTCGAGAAGAACACGAAGCTCACGGTCAGCGGGGCCGACCGCCAGATGGTCGGACAGGTCGCGGCCGAGATCCGCCGGCTCAAGCCGCCGGACCCCTACAAGGCCAAGGGGATCAAGTACGTCGACGAGGTGCTGCGCCGCAAGGTCGGCAAGGCCGGCGCCAAGTAA
- the rpsH gene encoding 30S ribosomal protein S8, producing MSMNDPLADLLTRIRNAHQAKHDRVDVPASKLKTEVCRLLKDEGFVRNIRVIPGEPVSTLRIFLRYSEMGEPAISHVSRVSRPGRRVYRKAEQIKPVRNGLGLGVVSTSKGVVSDRQAREQGVGGEILCEIW from the coding sequence ATGAGCATGAATGACCCGCTGGCGGATCTGCTGACGCGAATCCGCAATGCGCACCAGGCCAAGCACGATCGAGTCGACGTGCCGGCTTCGAAGCTGAAGACGGAGGTCTGTCGCCTCCTCAAGGACGAGGGATTCGTCCGCAACATCCGAGTGATCCCCGGCGAGCCGGTGTCGACGCTTCGCATCTTCCTCCGCTATAGCGAGATGGGCGAGCCGGCGATTTCGCACGTGTCGCGGGTGAGCCGGCCCGGACGCCGGGTCTATCGCAAGGCCGAGCAGATCAAGCCGGTGCGCAATGGCCTCGGTCTCGGAGTGGTTTCCACCTCCAAGGGCGTGGTCTCCGATCGCCAGGCGCGCGAGCAGGGCGTCGGCGGCGAGATCCTCTGCGAGATCTGGTAG
- a CDS encoding type Z 30S ribosomal protein S14: protein MATQAKMAKTRQAPKFGIRQRNRCQRCGRPRSFMRKFALCRICFRNLAREGYLPGVIKASW from the coding sequence GTGGCAACCCAGGCGAAGATGGCGAAGACCCGGCAAGCGCCGAAGTTCGGTATCCGTCAGCGCAATCGCTGCCAGCGGTGCGGTCGGCCGCGGAGCTTCATGCGGAAGTTCGCGCTGTGCCGTATCTGCTTTCGGAATCTTGCTCGCGAAGGGTACCTGCCCGGCGTGATCAAGGCGAGCTGGTGA
- the rplE gene encoding 50S ribosomal protein L5: MAKKTGPTAEASEAPREHYAPRLRERYRQEVQAKLKKEFGIENDMAVPRLDKIVINMGLGEAIQNIKILDDGVEELAAIAGQRPTVTRARKSIAAFKLREDMPIGCRVTLRGDRMWDFLDRLISIALPRVRDFKGVPSRSFDGRGNYTLGIRDHLIFQEIDLNKVDRPKGMNITLVTTAGNDERALHLLRELGMPFAR; the protein is encoded by the coding sequence ATGGCGAAGAAGACAGGTCCAACCGCCGAGGCGTCCGAAGCTCCCCGGGAGCACTACGCGCCGCGACTGCGGGAGCGCTACCGCCAGGAAGTTCAGGCGAAGCTGAAGAAGGAATTCGGCATCGAGAACGACATGGCGGTGCCCCGCCTCGACAAGATCGTGATCAACATGGGTCTGGGCGAGGCGATTCAGAACATCAAGATCCTCGACGACGGCGTCGAGGAGTTGGCGGCGATCGCCGGCCAGCGGCCGACGGTAACCCGTGCGCGGAAGTCGATCGCGGCGTTCAAGTTGCGCGAGGACATGCCGATCGGTTGTCGCGTGACCCTGCGGGGCGATCGCATGTGGGACTTCCTCGACCGGCTGATCAGCATCGCCCTGCCGCGTGTCCGCGACTTTAAGGGAGTTCCCAGCCGGAGCTTCGACGGACGCGGCAATTACACTCTGGGAATCCGGGATCATCTGATCTTCCAGGAGATCGACCTCAACAAGGTCGATCGGCCGAAGGGGATGAACATCACCCTGGTGACCACGGCTGGCAACGACGAGCGTGCGCTGCACCTGCTGCGCGAGCTCGGCATGCCATTCGCGCGCTAG
- a CDS encoding 50S ribosomal protein L24, with translation MSKPKIKRNDQVLVIAGKDRGARGRVLRVLPTEGKAIVERVNLVKRHTKGNPQRQVQGGILEKEAPIEISNLMLICPETGKPTRVGRKRLEDGTAVRVAKRSGATFN, from the coding sequence ATGAGCAAGCCGAAGATCAAGCGGAACGACCAGGTGCTGGTCATCGCCGGCAAGGATCGTGGGGCGCGTGGCCGCGTTCTGCGAGTCCTGCCGACCGAGGGCAAGGCGATCGTTGAGCGGGTGAACCTCGTCAAGCGGCACACGAAGGGCAACCCGCAGCGCCAGGTGCAGGGCGGCATCCTCGAGAAGGAAGCGCCCATCGAGATCTCGAACCTCATGCTGATCTGCCCCGAGACGGGCAAGCCGACCCGTGTCGGCCGCAAGCGTCTCGAGGACGGCACGGCTGTCCGCGTCGCGAAGCGTAGCGGAGCGACTTTCAACTAG
- the rplN gene encoding 50S ribosomal protein L14 — protein MIQMGTILEVADNSGAKKVACIHLKGGSLGQYGRLGDIITASVKEATPDGTVKKGAVVKAVIVRTVNAERRRDGSYIRFDTNAAVLIDNNKEPVGTRVFGPVARELRERRFMKIISLAPEVI, from the coding sequence ATGATCCAGATGGGAACGATTCTCGAAGTCGCCGACAACTCCGGCGCCAAGAAGGTGGCTTGCATCCATCTCAAGGGTGGATCCCTCGGCCAGTACGGCAGGCTCGGGGACATCATCACTGCCTCGGTTAAGGAGGCGACGCCCGACGGGACCGTCAAGAAGGGTGCGGTGGTCAAGGCAGTGATCGTGCGTACGGTCAATGCCGAGCGGCGGCGCGACGGCAGCTACATCCGTTTCGACACGAACGCGGCGGTGCTGATCGACAACAACAAGGAGCCGGTCGGAACCCGTGTGTTCGGCCCGGTGGCCCGCGAGCTGCGCGAGCGGCGGTTCATGAAGATCATCTCGCTCGCGCCCGAGGTCATTTGA
- the rpsQ gene encoding 30S ribosomal protein S17 — MSDSAAPARGRRQTKVGTVVSDKMDKTVVVAVKKVITHPLYHRFAKRTSKFYAHDEKNQCKVGDEVIIASDRPLSRLKRWRVERIVKQGDER, encoded by the coding sequence ATGAGCGATAGCGCAGCACCGGCTCGCGGCCGGCGCCAGACGAAAGTCGGCACGGTGGTGAGCGACAAGATGGACAAGACGGTGGTGGTTGCGGTGAAGAAGGTGATCACTCACCCGCTCTACCACCGCTTTGCGAAGCGCACCTCGAAGTTCTATGCCCACGACGAGAAGAACCAGTGCAAGGTGGGCGACGAGGTGATCATCGCGTCGGACCGGCCGTTGTCGCGCCTCAAGCGGTGGCGTGTCGAGCGGATCGTCAAGCAGGGCGACGAGAGGTAG
- the rpmC gene encoding 50S ribosomal protein L29: MKASELRDKTVGDLQQREKELAEQLFALRLQNATRRLEKPSKIRETRRELARVLTVLREKR; this comes from the coding sequence ATGAAGGCTAGCGAGCTGCGCGACAAGACCGTCGGCGATCTGCAGCAGAGAGAGAAGGAACTGGCGGAGCAGCTCTTCGCGCTGCGCCTGCAGAATGCGACGCGACGGCTGGAGAAGCCCTCGAAGATCCGGGAGACGAGGCGCGAGCTTGCCCGCGTCCTGACGGTCCTGCGGGAGAAGCGGTGA
- the rplP gene encoding 50S ribosomal protein L16 yields MLMPKKVKFRKEHRGRRTGNAKGGDYIAFGDYALQALEPAWVTARQIEASRIAITRHVKRGGKMWIRVFPSKPITKKPLETRMGKGKGNPEEWVAVVKPGRVLFELEGVEQAVAEEAMKLASHKLGIKTRFLSRHSELK; encoded by the coding sequence ATGTTGATGCCGAAGAAGGTCAAGTTCCGCAAGGAGCATCGCGGGAGGCGGACCGGGAACGCCAAGGGAGGCGACTACATCGCCTTCGGCGACTACGCGCTGCAAGCGCTCGAGCCGGCCTGGGTGACCGCCCGGCAGATCGAAGCGAGTCGTATCGCGATCACCCGCCACGTGAAGCGTGGCGGCAAGATGTGGATCCGCGTCTTCCCGAGCAAGCCGATCACCAAGAAGCCGCTCGAAACCCGCATGGGCAAGGGCAAGGGCAACCCGGAGGAATGGGTGGCCGTGGTGAAGCCCGGCCGGGTGCTGTTCGAGCTCGAAGGGGTCGAGCAGGCGGTGGCCGAGGAGGCCATGAAGCTGGCCTCCCACAAGCTGGGAATCAAGACGCGCTTCCTCTCGCGCCACAGCGAGCTGAAGTAG
- the rpsC gene encoding 30S ribosomal protein S3 → MGQKTHPYGFRLIYNKTWHSRWYAEGDYAKLLHSDLALRESLKKRLGHAGVSEIDIERAADKLRVTIYTSRPGVIIGKRGVEVDKLRDDLAKQTGREVHINIQEIQRPELDAQLISEWIAGQLERRVSFRKAMKKAMENAFRFGAKGVKIMVAGRLGGAEIARTEWYQEGRLPLHTLKADIDFGFGQARTTYGVIGVKVWVYKGDLLRERGRRAATA, encoded by the coding sequence GTGGGCCAGAAAACTCATCCGTACGGCTTCCGCCTGATCTACAACAAGACTTGGCATTCGCGCTGGTACGCCGAGGGCGACTACGCCAAGCTCCTCCACTCCGACCTTGCCCTGCGTGAGTCGCTCAAGAAGCGTCTCGGACACGCCGGCGTCAGCGAGATCGACATCGAGCGCGCAGCGGACAAGCTGCGAGTCACGATCTACACCTCGCGTCCCGGAGTGATCATCGGCAAGCGCGGCGTCGAGGTCGACAAGCTGCGTGACGACCTGGCTAAGCAGACCGGTCGCGAAGTCCACATCAACATCCAGGAGATCCAGCGGCCCGAGCTCGATGCGCAGCTGATCTCCGAGTGGATCGCCGGCCAGCTCGAGCGCCGGGTCTCCTTCCGCAAGGCGATGAAGAAGGCGATGGAGAACGCCTTCCGGTTCGGCGCCAAGGGAGTGAAGATCATGGTCGCCGGCCGGCTCGGCGGCGCCGAGATCGCTCGGACCGAGTGGTACCAGGAGGGGCGGCTGCCGCTCCACACGCTGAAGGCGGACATCGATTTCGGCTTCGGTCAGGCGCGGACGACCTATGGTGTGATCGGCGTCAAGGTGTGGGTTTACAAGGGTGACCTGCTGCGCGAGCGCGGCCGGCGAGCGGCGACGGCGTAA
- the rplV gene encoding 50S ribosomal protein L22, with the protein MISTAHLRHLQASPQKVRLVVDLIRGKNVEEAVGILHLTRKSAARPLEKLLKSAIANAENRQEAVDVGRLYVKEAFVDGGPMLKRIQPATMGRAFRVQKRQSHVTIKLDTRKG; encoded by the coding sequence ATGATCTCGACTGCTCATCTGCGTCACCTGCAGGCGTCACCGCAGAAGGTTCGGCTCGTGGTCGACCTGATCCGCGGCAAGAACGTCGAGGAGGCTGTCGGCATCCTCCACCTGACGAGGAAGTCCGCCGCCCGTCCACTCGAGAAGCTCCTGAAGTCGGCGATCGCCAACGCCGAGAACCGACAGGAGGCGGTCGACGTCGGGCGCCTCTACGTCAAGGAAGCATTCGTCGACGGCGGACCGATGCTCAAGCGCATCCAGCCCGCGACCATGGGGCGTGCCTTCCGGGTGCAGAAGCGGCAGAGCCACGTGACGATCAAGCTCGACACACGCAAGGGCTGA